In Lytechinus variegatus isolate NC3 chromosome 13, Lvar_3.0, whole genome shotgun sequence, the DNA window CTTACATACACGTAACACAGTCTTTCATCAGATAATATGAGCGTTGTTTGTTGACGAATGACTATCGAGtttgattgttttatttttaattcaatgtaCAGGATATAAGATATTACTaagtaaaattaaaattgaCATGTTTGATAAGAAACAGAGttataaatttgcataaaaagggAACCGTTAAAGTAGGAATAAAAAGcataaaagtttatttgaagtGCAGATCGAGTCCCTTGAATGATATAGTACAATAATCAATCCGTTCGTTCAAGTACACTCATATACGAGTCATTCGATGAGGTTAAGAATCAGATGTTAGAGATGGCATGAAGGTTTGTTAGCAGGCCTACGAAACCACAGGGCCGACTGTTTTACAGTCCTGTATGAGGGACTTTGAAATGAAGAGGATTGCCTCACAAATGAAATGGCGAATTGATTTGGTTCTACCTGGGTGGCCGGGATTATGAGTCGGTGGAAGGCAGTTTCAGCTTAATCTGAAAATGTTTAGGAGGAAGAAAAACGGGTTTATAATCTTTTGACATTTTGGCTCGATGATCCATAACAATCAGCAATCTGAAGATAGGTCTTCCAGTTTATTTCTCTTGCAAGTTTATCAAATCCACATTCACCATTCCAGAAACAACAGAAAAAGAAATTCTTGATGCCTCATTGGATAGTAGCTAATGTGGACATTGAGGCATTTGACCGAATGCTGCTAAGAAGCCGACGCATGCCTTGGAATCGATAGAATAATAGAATTAGAAGAAAATTGATCATCCCCGTCAATACCCTACAGCCCGAGTCGCGGCTGAAGCTTTTGTACCAATTGTTCAAGTTCGAAATATTTAGCATCTTCGAGGAGAGACCTCATGTCTTTTACATTATTGTAATCGATGGCATCTTTTCGAAGAAATTTAAGGATGTAGTGGAACTGTCCACCATCTCTATCCATGACGTAGTTTCCCTCAAAATCTCTTGCGACGGTAATTTCTCCATTTAGCATTTTGGTAAAAAACGGATTCTTCCGTTTCATCAAGGTTTCCCTTGTCGTGTAGAACACCTTTCCATCATCAAACCTCAGTCCCACTGCTGCAAGGACTGGAACTGGTCTAACAATAGACGACTTCAGTGATTCAAGCCCGAAGAAATCTGCTTGGCATTTCAGCAGATCAAAATCTTTGAAATCATCTGGTAGCATAAGTTTTCCATACCTCAGGAAATTGAGAACGTGACGGAATACCTCACCGTCTTGGTCGATGAGGAAATTTCCATCACTTTCAGCAAATGGCATGGGGCTGTCTAGTAAACGAGCCAAGAAACTTTCAGGATACTTTGTGAGAGTTGCGGAAAATGTCTGGTAGATCTTTCCTCCAACGTTCAAACCAACAAAATAATCCTGATCCATGACGATGGAAAGAGAAGAAGTTACACAGCGGCAGACTTACACTTTGCCTGTTTGAATATTAACACGATGTACGTGCAGAAGAAAACTAGTCAGATTTCCAGACAGTGAATAAAAACATGGAGGGTGTTTCCTGTTTTATCAAGTCGAGCAAACATGAAGGGTGAGGTTTAAGCAGGGACTCGATTTTAAGGCGCGCGAGAGCGATCGTTCGCTACATGCGCGCCTTAATCCATTTTAGGTAGCACGATTAATAGCGCGCCTCGCGATCGCTGACCTGCGTGGAAATGCCTAAAGTCGCCCTCGAAATCACCCAGAATCATGCTTTAATTCGGGAGCGACATAAAATCTAAATGTCGTCCCTGAAATTATTGCCGAGTGATAACAACTCAACGGCCCACTAGCGCCATATGCTCGAGCTCCGCTTACCATttaaaaatcatccaaaataagcactcaaaatcatgaataagccgTAAAAATAGcgagtttcaaattccgaagttgcgttattttttctgtaccacgtatgtCCATACACAatggtaccaggtatgaaaaaaaaaatcaacgcaaaggccgggaaacagttgcatgtataggggtccattatgactaccaccatgtgcaatttcgaatgcacatgtttcccctacagatatcacaattctgtgataaaataattttaattacacaggaaataaatcccagagtctagtaacctagcattggtgagttgtcattcggctttgctttttcAAAACGGCTTATTAAATTCCAAATAAGTTGTCTTTTATATCAATTACAACTAAgaaatcatttgttttctttttctaggggatgaggtattatatcagacaataaatcattaaataaagctccatctattttacaaggccggcggcAGGCTCACGCATTGGCGCTTTTTCTAGCTAGCCAGTtggagctctgtctctctgccagagctctgggggacaattcactcagtaaaggcctcaatgatggtgattttctgtttcagacagagtttacatttcagGAATGTTATTCAAAACTGCAACTaaaatttgatgatttcttcattgtcatgtatatttaagttcttaatgaatgcattctcaccgaatttagactcccccatagaaaaatgaaattttcatggagatctgcgttttcaaagaacttcaagaaaagttagggtatgtgggcctttattacatgtacatggctgagtacagggtattgtactggaatagatggagtagaaattagatattgaattcatttatatccaagtccaactcacagtcacacccagtggcgtagctacgggggggggggccgagatttggtgtgcccccccaaaaaaaaaagggagaaagaagaaaaaaaggaaaagaacaagaaagaaaaaaatgaagagaaaaataagaggaggaagacgagtgaatgaaataatgtgaggggaagacttgcaaaaaaaaatctttcatgttactatataaaatttttgcttgcgcttcgctccagaattgcctgttcgatgagattcatatcttgctcaataagctgatatggagcaagttttgaagtcaatatacaaaccatattttagctcggatatcgagctttcattatttttttcatttacaaatttaagtgctctgtaaaatgtccgttttatggtctatatatcagcattttaagctcacgctgcgttgtcacattgtttgatttgccaagttcatattgtctacgtgtattccataatgttccattgtattcagaatgcccagattctaggtctaaatctaaaacatgcgcgatagcctgcatgttgtttattcaaaatgtacttaaattatcaagtttcacatcagaatatcaataattgtctgctcatgcttcacgatcgcattaatAATggtacccaattaactatatcctattaatgattaagaaaaaagatatgAATAGCGTGTCCTGCTTTTAGGTCTAAGTGCAGAAGAAAACTAGTCAGATTTCCAGACAGTGAATAAAAACATGGAGGGTGTTTCCTGTTTTATCAAGTCGAGCAAACATGAAGGGTGAAGTTTAAGTCCAATGTGCAGTGGCCTTTGAGCAAGTCCTCACGCTGTACGTTTATTCATCAAGGtcccttcttacaaagagtaacgaCTGATCCGTTCAACCTCaaatctatggaaatccattattgCCATAACATTTTCGCTAAGAAATTTGAACAGTGTCCTTTGTAAAAGAAATCGAAGCACgttgaatttttaagaaaacaactAACGTATGGATGTACACGAtatgttagaaaatattttgaagaaacaggcataatagatgttgacattgctggctttccatagttgagattgattggatcaatcataactctttgtaagacgggggcctTGGTTGAACATGGTTGAAAATAGATAAGGTAGTTTGCGTTAACTGAAGTGATCTCAGGTTGGAGCCACTTATGTTAGGGTTTGAATGGTTTTTAAAGCAGGTATATGCACCTGctatttttttactgatttttttttctttttgctttaaTTTGTGAATGTActtataatgattatttttgttttatggtgTGATTGAAAATGGGAGAAAGAATACtgaaaaaacgaaaaaaaagaaagaccttCCACACACATCTTTgcatcattcatttcattcccGTAACCAGATATACATTcctgtatacatggtatagaaAGTGTTCCGAATGTTATCACCTTTTACTTCATTTAAAATGCTGATTGTTTGAttggataataataatgatgatgataataatataaattttaataatatattttttctcttcattaaaGACAGTACATTAATGGctttaacattatcattatagttatcataataataaaaaatagaaataacaatGATTGCTGtttatcagtattattatttttaccattGCCATTACTATCTTCATAACCATAATTTTCCTCATTATTTTCAATCACCATCTCTGTAATCgacattataattttcattattactttttacaaataaatattttcagtaaaTTCTTAAACTCTTCATATTTAACATCATGATTAATATTGGAATTACTTAAATAATTTAAAGGTTTCCACAAAGAGAAATTTCAAAAGCCAATTTCTTcctcatgtatttctttgtttttagaatgtcttatgtatacacaacaaaaaagtaagtcccccctaaatcaaattgctgtaacttttgaaccgaattattttgagatatgatatttcatgggtggttttctatactcattaagcaactcctggggaaaaatgagattgatcggttgggtcatgcatgagtaattaaagactgaattaaaaatgaccattcttgaaagtcacaagagttgTTTTACAGactgtgcaaatacaaagttgggcaaaaattgttttaggtgaattttatggtgttgtGCGGTTTTACTATCAATCAtttaaccacttcagaccaaattttgatatcgtatgttcatggttgagtgagcacgatggattgcaggggccgcggaagcgggggggggggggggggggctgggggcttcagcccccactttttccataagcaagtacaaaaatgtaatacgattgtgatttttggcatggtcagccccccccactttgaaaactgctctgcggcccctgtattgtgacgtatcatcatagggttttttggtagtatcttctacaacttgttagatcatgttaaaatttgaaaatgttgatggctcccccaattataggcccctccccaaGTTAAAAtgctggatccaccactgatctgttaggaaaagaatacatttatgcagtataaagagtattcattcctaagttttcgaatgtgctcgctcaaccatgaaaatggttaaagtttggaaagtgtttggtgagagaaatgatggatgataaaacaacagcaattaaagacacatttggaaaccaaatttgcccccaatattcactttattaccctttaaaatgagtctgtgacattgaaaataccaattttcccactttgatgcgtgctcaatcatccataaataaacaaatcgatttcacttttgcacagaattctgcccataggttgataaacattactgccaaacgacattgctaaagacagccttgaaaaaaagttccaccatattgaataaggggttacgtatgcttaaacatatgcacccataatgtacacaagtctatgagagaggaagtcaaaattttaacaaatatgaaatgagcgtttgtttcatggacggtttttgttacttctgccaacagttattttattaaactttgcacatggcttcagagtaacactatccaaaaggcgcgcacaccaaaataaccattcgatacggtacagagtggagccaaggccttgaacttttcttctcatttgcataattttcgaatattgtgtgctcactgatgcattaaacatcgggattttcataaaaatcaaatcaaatgaactgtgcaaggagttttgtgaaagatatccatagttacaaattgcatctTTTCcgataacgtaaaaaagagctaatcacattccacatgttcattcaagcgtgaatgtttaattaaacgcctttgaatgattggagcatgttaattggtcatgaacataacgaaaaagttgagaaaagatcattttcagtaaccaaaatgaagcaatacttgcctacgatatttgaaaatcgcattttttgtttccaataaatgttcattgaaccgtgaaacaatgaatattgttaaagatagtcttccccaaaataactgtaatcatattctagcatttttattgatagaaatgtgtaaaaatccaattatagcaaatttggacttgagtttattcaaccgtgaaatttagctaaaacaattgtatcgtcttttagaaagtaccttttacaagccttctgactatttttcatgatgagaatgtggaattagttccaataaaatggaatcaaagtcatgatattttgcttgtgacttttgaaaagtgacattttcgCCTTTTTTGGTGCttactgaagcatgacgtaagatacgtccacaacatttactcagagggtagcttataaaattccctacacgctcatgtaaaaatatataaaaaactcgcattggttcggaaattattgatgtttgttaaGGGGGGgcacttactttttttgttgtgtatatttctctgttttttcatcttttgtttttcattgtttttttttaatggaaattattacagaccatttaacaactaaattaaACACTAAGTTAATTTAGTAGACCAATTAGAAcgaaaaataatcacccttttataaatttcatctcccatagactttgtacacaaagtataaaaatgggccattttcggcatgacattgCCTCCAAAAAAGTCATGTGACATCGCGATGGAATCCCCGTATGTcgcgaatttggtctcaaaagttgcgcgagacttaaaaaaaaaagtcatgaaattttgtGGCGCTATCTTTTTGCATTTCGGAAATATTGGGCGAAGCGTCGAAGGGGGGGATCATGgcccccagtccttttagggttaaactgTCCTTACCAATATCAGTTGATGAGATTGAAAAGTCAATTGTTGAATGTatgtcaggggccgcggaacagttttcaaagggggaggagggggcTGACCGTGCAAAAaacacaatcatatggtcatttttacgtttttgtacacggttttggaaaagggggagctgaagccccccagcctccccgcttccgcggcccctttGTCTGATCAATACAAacagtaatgaaaaaaaaaccacgcCAATAATCCCACACGCTGATTGGCTAAACGCCTCAAAGGCATCATTTCTCTAGATATGAGATGAAGACGGCTTCATGCATGAACAGGTCAATCCCgcagtataaaataataatgaataacggataaaaaataataattaattcaATGGTTTCATTGACGAGTTCCATTTTGCTTCCATGCAATTATTCACCTTCCAGGATAATGATATTACTAGTCCATAAGGCCTTTATATATGACGACTGCCTGTGCCACATAATTATATGAAACAATATATCCTTTAtaacattaatttctttttttttaaaaaaaagagtgcacacctagttaccaagaatgcctatagcattttcatttatttgaatgcaggataaaagagcgcgattgaatgccttgctcacgggcataggtacTGTGGCTAGGGATCGAACCCTGGACGTTCCATGTATAGtaaggcgccttagaccacggAACCTCCACATGATTCTTGTGAAGAGCTATCACAGGGCTTaggcgacccccccccccgccccatcCGGGCAAAAGCAAAATGTCATTACTCTTTGAACAGGTTTTCATACTAGTCAAATTCTCGATGAGAAAAATGCGATCCAATTCTATATCCATGTATGGTGAACCTATATTGCtgatgagaatttttttttaaattgactcCTGTCCCGGCCCCCTTGATGCGATTATTTATTTAATGCATTAGGGGCAGTATAAAACAGTCTGCGTGAACAGCGCCACCTTCTGTGCTGATCTGCACAAACTGTCTCACATTCCTTGCCCAGAATGCAACAATGACGTACAATTTGGGCAATAATTGTAAGACCATACTATATTGGGGCTTGTAGTAGCGCAGTGGTCTAATAATTATCTTCCAAATTGTATGCTGATGATACACAACACAACCATAATGCAGATTACAATATTCAGATATCCTAAAGACGGACAGTCAAACGCCGAGTCTTCTCTCCTGGGaagtgtttcatcaaaatttgtgtCCAACAGTTaccagatctgacaactttccttgcttttgattggctgagaagcactgttactatggcaactgtcggatacagcgtctgacaagtcctttcatgacaCGCTCCCCTGTTCTGCAACTCCACACGCCGACTCAATTAAGCTTTAGCTTTCTCTCATCCACTCACTACTCAAGCCTCTCGAATTTTCTGGTTCGCAGTCCTTTTAAGTACTATATACACTCATTTCAGAAAGAATAATCCTCCTTCCAACCTTCCACTTTCTCACCTCTCCACTTTACTCCTTCCTCTGTCCACTGTTTTTAGTCCTTTCCGGACTTACCACATAGTGTAGCGTAATATAAACCACTTGCTTTATTATCCACACCGCCATGCAAAACTTCAAACATCAGCATTTAGATCGTATGcaggtggagcgttgtggcccagtggattactCTCCGGATTTTGAAAGAGAGGGTCGCGAccggtcgtgggttcaaatcccagccatggtgtagtttccttcagcaagaaattaatccacgttgtgctgcactcaacccaggtgaagggAATATGGATATCAGGAATTTATACCTTCAAATGCCGAGCGCGTAAAAGCTGCTcgagctacagccagggtaataatatccaagtcctttggaagcgcatagagacgttatttataatgtgttatgcgctatgcAAGAacttactattatcatcattattattatatttcaagaaaaaaaagttttcaaatatTACTGTTTGTAATAAATTAGGTTGCATTGACAACCTCACACCACTCTCTAAATGCAAATTAGCTAATTTGATTCCTAATCACACTCCTCTCAGAGTGATATGAGGGACCAGTCCTGATGGAACgagattttaatatttcaagagTGATTTGTAAAGCTTTTTGGagtgaaagtgtaaaaaaacCACTTTCACTCCAAAAAGGGTAAAAATTCACTCTTGAAAGATAGAAATCTCATTCTATCAGGACTGGTCCCTCATTTAACTATGGGAGGAGTGTAATTAGAGACCAGGGTCCCGTACCACAAAGGTTGGCGATTGATCGTACACtcgattttcacgattgattgtacattgtagtcaatggaatcaatcgtagaaaatgttctacgataCGGGCACCAGATTAGCTACTTTGAATTTAAAGAGTAGAATTTCTAATTGTTTTACTAATAAGTTTGATGCTAGGACGAGCTCTCCAGCCATTGCAGGGTTACATGGACCCCCATGGACCACTCATGTGACCTCTTAGCCAATCAGGGATTTCAGTAGGTTATAACAATAATCTGTGAAAATCAATGAAGGGATCCTTCCTGAAACACCCCCTCGAGCGGATACGTCACTAAATTGTGTAATCCACATCTTGGGTAGATATGAAAGAAGTATTCGCCCAATAAAATGAACTCTGTAGCCCGTCttctgaagtcgggttaaaTTTAAACCAGGGTCTAAGTCTGGTCTAAAATTATGGGGGGCCAAAAACACGAAATTTCtgcttatattgtatattttttaaatatatttctttattctgtttctttttgctttcacaataaagaaaattacttcaaaatacttcagttatcattcccagacaattttgGCGTCATATGGGTTAATATattggatgtgtactgttagagatttgtaccccaattggctctccatagttaaaccacaactttaaaccagggtttgattaaacccgagttcagaatacgggcctgtctgtctgtctctctgttGAACCAACTTCGTTTCTTTTTCAAATGTATCTCCGGTTCTCCGCACGTTTCTCTCTGCTTCTCTCGCTCTCCCTCCAGACGTCATTTAAGAACAAAGGAATTCTTATACACATCTTCATAATAAGAAGACTTAAAGCATTTCTTCTGAATGATTACTAGATCTTTTAATTGGTCAATTATAAATTGCTGTGCTAATTGGGAAAGCTTACTTATTTGTACACACTATGACTTTTGCATAGTATTTTTCATGCCAATGATTTGTACTACGATGTAGGCCTACGTCATTccataactgtaaactttttttttatatataaaacaacAATTCAGATACtgtataaatacaatttcagaGGTGACATtatacaagctctgcttttgaGTTGACCCGTCCTTTCAatccatattttgttttaaaaactgTCTATTGTAATATTATGTTTATCTTGTATGTATACTTTAACTGAGATGATATGCTACTTATAACTGtataataaatgtaaatatgacatattaaaagtgtgaaaatgaaaacaattgaatttaattgaaaaaaaaagaaattgccaccatattcatcaaaatatagcaATCCATCTGTAATTAAAATACTCgtaaattgttttgattttataaggtaaatgtcaaataaaaccaaataaaacTGTATAATATGAACTAGTAACGTTatgattcaacattttttttcaaggggggggggggggcagaaatgTCATATGGGGCAACATTTCTTTTGAAAGAACTAAAACGTTtacctttgaaataaaaaaaaatcgaatattgtgacagaatttgaaaaaaatatttagaaaataacacATTTTACCCTTTctaatttcctttcatttcttttctcactttttttttgttgtgaatttttttttggtggtggggAAGGGGAAGGTCCATGGCCACCAAGCAAACCATATCTTTACGCAGGTGAAGGACTGCTAAGAAAATAACAATTCATATAAACTGAATTTGCTTAATGCTTACTATAATAGTTCTGTTAATTTCTAGAAATCTATGTTAGTATgcttatatatacatacatgtatatatacatatttttttacaatgaaattgatgCGGAACTACCATCACGCGCAGATTTGGACAGTATGTGTGGCGTGTAGATGTGCTGTACAAATCCATATCATTCAATTAAACATCAATTTTCTTCCGATTGGcaattttacatgaaatattaaaaacaataatatggtaataaaacaatgaatgtatatacaatatgtaaattttatatatatggaATAAGGCGTGATAACACAGAAAGCAGGTGCTTGTGTCGGAATACGCCTGTAAAAACTGTATGACTAAAaacaattaacaaaataaaaggccgagagaaaggaaaggaatggaagagagaagaaaagagcTATAGAGAGGCGAGCGAGTAGAAGAACATGCATGAATTACTTCACATGATACAAGATGTAtattaaacatgataaaacagTACAGCAGGCAGTTATGATACAatgtaacaaaatgaaatgaatatttactGATATTTTAGAACCGGTTATGTAACAAGCAAgcataacagaaaaaaatttgtttacataGAGATTCAATGGTagatatcatgatttttttaaacttgtattttaattttatccCGAAAAAATAGGGTTATTGTTATTACATCAGATTCATCCATTTCACACAGACAGACATTATTGTATACCATACACGAATAGAGATAGTATGATATTATGCCAAACATGCTTGCCCCCTGCAGGGTTGTACGAATGTGTCCTTGATCAGTCTTGCTTCAACAGCGAGCCGCGGCAGAGGGTCAAGATACAGATTCCTACAAACACGTGACACAGTCTTTCATCAGATAATATGAGCGTTGTTTGTTGACGAATGACTAtcgagtttgatttttttaattcaatgtaCAAGATATAAGATATTACTaagtaaaattaaaattgaCATGATTGATAAGAAACAGAGttataaatttgcataaaaagggAACAAAGTAGGAACAAAAAGCATAAAAGTTTTTTGAAGTGCACATCGAGTCCCTTGAATAATATAGTACAATAATCAATCCGTTCGTTGAAGTACACTCATATACGAGTCATTCAATGAGGTTAAGAATCAGATGTTAGATATGGCATGAAGGTTTGTTAGCAGGCCTACGAAATGAGGGCCGACTGTTTTACAGTCCTGTATGTGGGGCTTGGAAATGAAGAGGAATGCCTCACAAATGCAATGGCGCTTTGACCTGGTTCGACCTG includes these proteins:
- the LOC121426639 gene encoding potassium channel regulatory protein-like; translation: MDQDYFVGLNVGGKIYQTFSATLTKYPESFLARLLDSPMPFAESDGNFLIDQDGEVFRHVLNFLRYGKLMLPDDFKDFDLLKCQADFFGLESLKSSIVRPVPVLAAVGLRFDDGKVFYTTRETLMKRKNPFFTKMLNGEITVARDFEGNYVMDRDGGQFHYILKFLRKDAIDYNNVKDMRSLLEDAKYFELEQLVQKLQPRLGL